A region from the Populus trichocarpa isolate Nisqually-1 chromosome 18, P.trichocarpa_v4.1, whole genome shotgun sequence genome encodes:
- the LOC7465432 gene encoding monogalactosyldiacylglycerol synthase, chloroplastic isoform X2 → MHNPSAVTTTQESGSVFELVAQMGGFAFNRAVQSINSNGLSFSRSDFLFFDSPVGLKTRKVNASLSLSSRSGFRSVWSEFNRTIRLHSERIPIGFASVQIGSGDNNGNNNIGSNDGNNTNGLRDDGCGALLDDGVRLNGVEGGSPKRVLILMSDTGGGHRASAEAIKAAFNEEFGDEYQVFITDLWSEHTPWPFNQLPRSYNFLVKHEALWKMTYYGTAPRVIHQSNFAATSTFIARFHKLVTRCYCPSTDVSKRAMKAGLKPSQIKVYGLPVRPSFVKPVRPKGELRRELGMDEDLPAVLLMGGGEGMGPIETTARALADSLYDENLGEPKGQVLVICGRNKKLTNRLLSIDWKVPVKVEGFVTKMEECMGACDCIITKAGPGTIAEAMIRGLPIILNDYIAGQEVGNVPHVVENGCGKFSKSPKEIAKIVAEWFGSKADELKAMSQNALKLARPDSVFKIVHDLHELVRQRNFVPQYSRAT, encoded by the exons ATGCATAACCCCTCGGCAGTAACAACCACCCAAGAATCAGGCTCTGTCTTTGAACTTGTAGCTCAAATGGGTGGCTTTGCTTTTAATAGAGCAGTTCAAAGCATAAACTCAAATGGGTTATCTTTTTCTAGGTCagattttctgttttttgaTAGCCCGGTTGGTCTAAAAACGAGAAAGGTTAATGCTTCATTGAGTTTGAGTAGTAGAAGTGGTTTTAGAAGTGTTTGGAGTGAGTTTAATAGGACTATTAGGCTCCATTCCGAGAGAATCCCAATTGGCTTTGCTTCAGTTCAGATTGGTTCAGGAGataataatggtaataataatattggtaGCAATGATGGTAATAATACTAATGGGTTAAGAGATGATGGATGTGGTGCTTTGTTGGATGATGGTGTGCGTTTGAATGGTGTAGAAGGTGGGAGTCCTAAAAGGGTTCTCATTTTGATGAGTGATACTGGTGGTGGTCATAGAGCTTCTGCTGAGGCTATTAAGGCTGCCTTCAATGAAGAATTCGGTGATGAGTATCAG GTGTTTATTACTGATTTGTGGTCAGAACATACGCCTTGGCCATTTAATCAATTGCCCAGAAGCTATAATTTCCTGGTGAAACATGAGGCATTGTGGAAAATGACATATTATGGAACTGCACCACGTGTGATTCATCAATCTAATTTTGCTGCAACTTCAACATTTATAGCTCG GTTCCATAAGCTTGTGACGAGATGTTATTGCCCATCAACAGATGTATCAAAGAGGGCAATGAAAGCTGGGCTCAAGCCCTCACAGATTAAGGTTTATGGCCTTCCTGTACGGCCTTCTTTTGTGAAGCCTGTTAGACCGAAG GGTGAATTAAGAAGAGAACTAGGAATGGATGAAGATCTTCCGGCTGTGTTACTGATGGGAGGAGGGGAAGGGATGGGTCCCATTGAGACAACTGCAAGAGCACTTGCGGATTCATTATATGATGAGAATCTTGGAGAGCCAAAAGGTCAAGTCCTCGTGATATGTGGTCGCAACAAAAAGCTCACTAACAGATTACTCTCGATTGATTGGAAGGTTCCGGTCAAG GTGGAGGGTTTTGTCACTAAAATGGAGGAGTGCATGGGTGCTTGTGACTGTATTATCACAAAG GCTGGACCAGGGACTATTGCAGAAGCAATGATTCGAGGTCTTCCCATAATTTTGAATGATTACATTGCTGGACAA GAAGTAGGCAACGTGCCTCATGTGGTAGAGAATGGATGCGGGAAGTTCTCAAAATCACCGAAAGAGATTGCAAAGATTGTTGCAGAATGGTTTGGTTCAAAGGCAGATGAACTCAAGGCCATGTCACAAAATGCACTGAAGCTGGCCAGACCTGATTCTGTATTCAAGATTGTCCATGATCTCCATGAGCTGGTCAGACAGAGAAATTTTGTCCCCCAGTATTCCCGTGCTACTTGA
- the LOC7465432 gene encoding monogalactosyldiacylglycerol synthase, chloroplastic isoform X1 — translation MHNPSAVTTTQESGSVFELVAQMGGFAFNRAVQSINSNGLSFSRSDFLFFDSPVGLKTRKVNASLSLSSRSGFRSVWSEFNRTIRLHSERIPIGFASVQIGSGDNNGNNNIGSNDGNNTNGLRDDGCGALLDDGVRLNGVEGGSPKRVLILMSDTGGGHRASAEAIKAAFNEEFGDEYQVFITDLWSEHTPWPFNQLPRSYNFLVKHEALWKMTYYGTAPRVIHQSNFAATSTFIAREVAKGLMKYQPDIIISVHPLMQHVPLHILRAKGLLQKIVFTTVVTDLSTCHPTWFHKLVTRCYCPSTDVSKRAMKAGLKPSQIKVYGLPVRPSFVKPVRPKGELRRELGMDEDLPAVLLMGGGEGMGPIETTARALADSLYDENLGEPKGQVLVICGRNKKLTNRLLSIDWKVPVKVEGFVTKMEECMGACDCIITKAGPGTIAEAMIRGLPIILNDYIAGQEVGNVPHVVENGCGKFSKSPKEIAKIVAEWFGSKADELKAMSQNALKLARPDSVFKIVHDLHELVRQRNFVPQYSRAT, via the exons ATGCATAACCCCTCGGCAGTAACAACCACCCAAGAATCAGGCTCTGTCTTTGAACTTGTAGCTCAAATGGGTGGCTTTGCTTTTAATAGAGCAGTTCAAAGCATAAACTCAAATGGGTTATCTTTTTCTAGGTCagattttctgttttttgaTAGCCCGGTTGGTCTAAAAACGAGAAAGGTTAATGCTTCATTGAGTTTGAGTAGTAGAAGTGGTTTTAGAAGTGTTTGGAGTGAGTTTAATAGGACTATTAGGCTCCATTCCGAGAGAATCCCAATTGGCTTTGCTTCAGTTCAGATTGGTTCAGGAGataataatggtaataataatattggtaGCAATGATGGTAATAATACTAATGGGTTAAGAGATGATGGATGTGGTGCTTTGTTGGATGATGGTGTGCGTTTGAATGGTGTAGAAGGTGGGAGTCCTAAAAGGGTTCTCATTTTGATGAGTGATACTGGTGGTGGTCATAGAGCTTCTGCTGAGGCTATTAAGGCTGCCTTCAATGAAGAATTCGGTGATGAGTATCAG GTGTTTATTACTGATTTGTGGTCAGAACATACGCCTTGGCCATTTAATCAATTGCCCAGAAGCTATAATTTCCTGGTGAAACATGAGGCATTGTGGAAAATGACATATTATGGAACTGCACCACGTGTGATTCATCAATCTAATTTTGCTGCAACTTCAACATTTATAGCTCG AGAGGTTGCAAAAGGATTGATGAAATACCAGCCTGACATCATTATCAGTGTCCATCCACTGATGCAACATGTTCCTCTTCATATATTGAGGGCAAAGGGACTTTTACAGAAGATAGTTTTTACCACTGTTGTCACCGATCTAAGCACTTGTCATCCTACATG GTTCCATAAGCTTGTGACGAGATGTTATTGCCCATCAACAGATGTATCAAAGAGGGCAATGAAAGCTGGGCTCAAGCCCTCACAGATTAAGGTTTATGGCCTTCCTGTACGGCCTTCTTTTGTGAAGCCTGTTAGACCGAAG GGTGAATTAAGAAGAGAACTAGGAATGGATGAAGATCTTCCGGCTGTGTTACTGATGGGAGGAGGGGAAGGGATGGGTCCCATTGAGACAACTGCAAGAGCACTTGCGGATTCATTATATGATGAGAATCTTGGAGAGCCAAAAGGTCAAGTCCTCGTGATATGTGGTCGCAACAAAAAGCTCACTAACAGATTACTCTCGATTGATTGGAAGGTTCCGGTCAAG GTGGAGGGTTTTGTCACTAAAATGGAGGAGTGCATGGGTGCTTGTGACTGTATTATCACAAAG GCTGGACCAGGGACTATTGCAGAAGCAATGATTCGAGGTCTTCCCATAATTTTGAATGATTACATTGCTGGACAA GAAGTAGGCAACGTGCCTCATGTGGTAGAGAATGGATGCGGGAAGTTCTCAAAATCACCGAAAGAGATTGCAAAGATTGTTGCAGAATGGTTTGGTTCAAAGGCAGATGAACTCAAGGCCATGTCACAAAATGCACTGAAGCTGGCCAGACCTGATTCTGTATTCAAGATTGTCCATGATCTCCATGAGCTGGTCAGACAGAGAAATTTTGTCCCCCAGTATTCCCGTGCTACTTGA
- the LOC7458432 gene encoding uncharacterized protein LOC7458432: MDKGKAVMGSGRRWAVDFTDNSTTPSSRDIPDPPGFYRTSQEQDDSAVTKQKKDAEANWKSQKAWEVAQAPFKNLLMMGFMMWMAGNTVHLFSIGITFSALWQPIGALQGVGKVFEPYKDSKVDLLAPKLIFIALNLGGLALGIWKLNTLGLLPTHVSDWVSSLPPAKEVEYSGGGFPLR, translated from the exons ATGGACAAAGGGAAAGCAGTGATGGGATCAGGGAGAAGATGGGCCGTTGATTTCACTGACAATTCAACCACTCCTTCTTCTCGTGATATCCCTGATCCTCCTGGCTTCTATCGCACCTCTCAAGAGCAG GATGATTCGGCCGTCACCAAGCAAAAAAAGGATGCTGAAGCTAATTGGAAATCTcag AAAGCTTGGGAAGTGGCACAAGCCCCCTTCAAGAACTTGCTAATGATGGGTTTCATGATGTGGATGGCTGGAAATACAGTGCATCTATTTAGCATTGGGATTACTTTTTCTGCTCTTTGGCAGCCCATAGGTGCTCTTCAAGGAGTTGGGAAAG TTTTTGAGCCATACAAAGACAGTAAAGTGGATCTTCTTGCACCTAAGTTAATCTTTATTGCCCTAAATTTGGGTGGTTTAGCATTGGGTATTTGGAAG ctTAACACATTGGGACTTCTTCCTACACACGTATCAGACTGGGTTTCATCCCTACCCCCTGCTAAG GAGGTTGAATATTCAGGTGGTGGTTTTCCTCTGCGCTGA
- the LOC7458431 gene encoding probable steroid-binding protein 3 has product MDFTADQLLQYNGTNPSNPIYVALKGRVFDVTTGKSFYGPGGSYAMFAGKDASRALAKMSKNDEDISSSLHGLTEKEIGVLDDWEKKFEAKYPVVGRVVS; this is encoded by the coding sequence ATGGATTTCACAGCAGATCAACTTCTTCAGTACAATGGTACAAACCCTTCAAACCCCATATATGTAGCACTCAAAGGAAGAGTCTTTGATGTGACAACGGGCAAAAGCTTCTATGGACCAGGTGGTTCTTATGCAATGTTTGCAGGCAAGGATGCAAGCAGGGCTTTAGCTAAAATGAGCAAAAATGATGAAGATATCTCTTCTTCATTACATGGACTTACTGAGAAGGAGATTGGTGTGCTTGATGATTGGGAAAAGAAGTTTGAGGCTAAGTACCCTGTTGTTGGTCGTGTTGTGTCTTAG
- the LOC7458430 gene encoding ubiquitin C-terminal hydrolase 22 isoform X1, with product MATRNSVFANPKPCEHLADYKLRHGLSGYKSIQKWLKASPYGKTSIKMCETKMPTCRFCSGFHQGRLFLCLICSSMSCSDHTLLHAQSENGHDIAVDIERSELYCCLCSDQVYDPDFDKVVVSKNIMDMPSKTHDSVVDDLMRRSSKRRRLNPVVDLDLKRSKLLVSMMDRRAKSCYPLGLRGLNNLGSTCFMNSVLQALLHAPPFRNYFLSERHDPETCKKRSSDQLCLACDFGVIFSAVYSGDRTPYSPAQFLYSWWQHSANLASYEQQDAHEFFISVLDGIHEREGKERSSNKDNGGCQCIAHRVFSGMLRSDVTCTTCGFTSTTYDPCVDISLNMDTTNFSTVNVANKSVREDTGRSTLLACLDLFTRPERLGSDQKLYCQNCQEKRDSLKQMSIKRLPLVLSLHIKRFEHSSLRRSSRKIDWYLQFPFSLDMTPYLSPSIVRNRFGNRVFGFESDKPDISSEFEIFAVVTHSGMLDSGHYVTYLRLQNQWYKCDDAWITEVDERIVRAAQCYMIFYVQKMLYCKANEDWSCMPISTRRDPFVPIAGCC from the exons atggCTACAAGGAACTCTGTTTTTGCAAACCCAAAACCCTGTGAACATCTTGCAGATTATAAACTGAGGCATGGCTTGAGTGGATACAAATCCATTCAAAAGTGGCTCAAAGCAAGTCCATATGGAAAGACAAGCATTAAAATGTGTGAAACAAAGATGCCCACATGCCGTTTTTGTAGTGGGTTTCATCAAGGTAGACTGTttctgtgtttgatttgttcttCAATGTCTTGTTCAGACCACACCCTTTTGCACGCTCAATCTGAGAATGGTCATGATATAGCTGTTGATATTGAAAGATCGGAactttattgttgtttatgTAGTGATCAGGTCTATGATCCTGATTTTGATAAGGTTGTCGTgtctaaaaatattatggatatGCCAAGTAAGACACATGATAGtgttgttgatgatttgatGAGGAGATCAAGCAAGAGGAGGAGGTTGAATCCAGTGGTGGATTTGGATTTGAAAAGGTCCAAACTTCTGGTTTCAATGATGGATCGAAGGGCGAAATCGTGCTATCCGTTGGGATTGAGAGGACTGAACAATTTGGGGAGTACTTGTTTCATGAACTCTGTGTTGCAGGCATTGCTACATGCACCACCATTCAGGAATTACTTCTTGAGTGAGAGACACGACCCCGAAACTTGTAAGAAAAGATCATCAGATCAATTGTGTTTGGCTTGTGATTTTGGTGTTATTTTCTCAGCTGTGTACTCAGGGGATCGGACTCCTTATAGTCCAGCTCAGTTCCTTTACAG TTGGTGGCAGCATTCAGCAAATCTAGCTAGTTACGAGCAGCAGGATGCTCATGAATTCTTCATTTCAGTGTTAGATGGAATCCATGAGAGAGAGGGAAAGGAGAGGAGTTCAAATAAAG ATAATGGAGGTTGTCAATGTATTGCTCATAGGGTTTTCTCAGGGATGTTGAGATCTGATGTGACCTGCACAACTTGTGGATTTACTTCCACAACTTATGACCCTTGTGTTGATATTTCGCTCAACATGGACACAACCAACTTCTCTACAGTGAATGTGGCTAACAAGTCTGTTAGAGAGGACACAGGCAGATCTACCCTTTTGGCTTGTTTGGATCTGTTCACAAGGCCTGAGAGGTTGGGGTCTGACCAGAAACTGTACTGCCAAAATTGTCAAGAAAAGAGGGACTCGTTGAAACAAATGTCTATTAAAAGGCTTCCATTGGTCTTGTCGTTACATATCAAGCGGTTCGAGCACTCTTCCCTGAGAAGATCGTCAAGAAAAATTGATTGGTACTTGcagtttcctttttctttggaCATGACCCCATATTTATCACCCTCAATTGTCAGAAACAGGTTTGGAAATAGAGTTTTTGGGTTTGAGAGTGACAAACCAGATATCTCTTCAGAATTCGAGATTTTTGCTGTTGTCACTCATTCAGGGATGCTAGACTCAGGTCATTATGTCACTTATCTGCGCCTACAAAACCAATGGTACAAGTGCGATGACGCGTGGATTACTGAAGTTGATGAGAGAATTGTGAGAGCAGCACAATGCTATATGATTTTCTATGTGCAGAAGATGCTTTATTGCAAAGCAAATGAGGATTGGAGCTGCATGCCAATATCCACAAGGAGGGACCCATTTGTTCCAATTGCTGGTTGTTGCTAA
- the LOC7458430 gene encoding ubiquitin C-terminal hydrolase 22 isoform X2, which translates to MATRNSVFANPKPCEHLADYKLRHGLSGYKSIQKWLKASPYGKTSIKMCETKMPTCRFCSGFHQGRLFLCLICSSMSCSDHTLLHAQSENGHDIAVDIERSELYCCLCSDQVYDPDFDKVVVSKNIMDMPSKTHDSVVDDLMRRSSKRRRLNPVVDLDLKRSKLLVSMMDRRAKSCYPLGLRGLNNLGSTCFMNSVLQALLHAPPFRNYFLSERHDPETYNGGCQCIAHRVFSGMLRSDVTCTTCGFTSTTYDPCVDISLNMDTTNFSTVNVANKSVREDTGRSTLLACLDLFTRPERLGSDQKLYCQNCQEKRDSLKQMSIKRLPLVLSLHIKRFEHSSLRRSSRKIDWYLQFPFSLDMTPYLSPSIVRNRFGNRVFGFESDKPDISSEFEIFAVVTHSGMLDSGHYVTYLRLQNQWYKCDDAWITEVDERIVRAAQCYMIFYVQKMLYCKANEDWSCMPISTRRDPFVPIAGCC; encoded by the exons atggCTACAAGGAACTCTGTTTTTGCAAACCCAAAACCCTGTGAACATCTTGCAGATTATAAACTGAGGCATGGCTTGAGTGGATACAAATCCATTCAAAAGTGGCTCAAAGCAAGTCCATATGGAAAGACAAGCATTAAAATGTGTGAAACAAAGATGCCCACATGCCGTTTTTGTAGTGGGTTTCATCAAGGTAGACTGTttctgtgtttgatttgttcttCAATGTCTTGTTCAGACCACACCCTTTTGCACGCTCAATCTGAGAATGGTCATGATATAGCTGTTGATATTGAAAGATCGGAactttattgttgtttatgTAGTGATCAGGTCTATGATCCTGATTTTGATAAGGTTGTCGTgtctaaaaatattatggatatGCCAAGTAAGACACATGATAGtgttgttgatgatttgatGAGGAGATCAAGCAAGAGGAGGAGGTTGAATCCAGTGGTGGATTTGGATTTGAAAAGGTCCAAACTTCTGGTTTCAATGATGGATCGAAGGGCGAAATCGTGCTATCCGTTGGGATTGAGAGGACTGAACAATTTGGGGAGTACTTGTTTCATGAACTCTGTGTTGCAGGCATTGCTACATGCACCACCATTCAGGAATTACTTCTTGAGTGAGAGACACGACCCCGAAACTT ATAATGGAGGTTGTCAATGTATTGCTCATAGGGTTTTCTCAGGGATGTTGAGATCTGATGTGACCTGCACAACTTGTGGATTTACTTCCACAACTTATGACCCTTGTGTTGATATTTCGCTCAACATGGACACAACCAACTTCTCTACAGTGAATGTGGCTAACAAGTCTGTTAGAGAGGACACAGGCAGATCTACCCTTTTGGCTTGTTTGGATCTGTTCACAAGGCCTGAGAGGTTGGGGTCTGACCAGAAACTGTACTGCCAAAATTGTCAAGAAAAGAGGGACTCGTTGAAACAAATGTCTATTAAAAGGCTTCCATTGGTCTTGTCGTTACATATCAAGCGGTTCGAGCACTCTTCCCTGAGAAGATCGTCAAGAAAAATTGATTGGTACTTGcagtttcctttttctttggaCATGACCCCATATTTATCACCCTCAATTGTCAGAAACAGGTTTGGAAATAGAGTTTTTGGGTTTGAGAGTGACAAACCAGATATCTCTTCAGAATTCGAGATTTTTGCTGTTGTCACTCATTCAGGGATGCTAGACTCAGGTCATTATGTCACTTATCTGCGCCTACAAAACCAATGGTACAAGTGCGATGACGCGTGGATTACTGAAGTTGATGAGAGAATTGTGAGAGCAGCACAATGCTATATGATTTTCTATGTGCAGAAGATGCTTTATTGCAAAGCAAATGAGGATTGGAGCTGCATGCCAATATCCACAAGGAGGGACCCATTTGTTCCAATTGCTGGTTGTTGCTAA
- the LOC7458430 gene encoding ubiquitin C-terminal hydrolase 22 isoform X3, translating into MDMPSKTHDSVVDDLMRRSSKRRRLNPVVDLDLKRSKLLVSMMDRRAKSCYPLGLRGLNNLGSTCFMNSVLQALLHAPPFRNYFLSERHDPETCKKRSSDQLCLACDFGVIFSAVYSGDRTPYSPAQFLYSWWQHSANLASYEQQDAHEFFISVLDGIHEREGKERSSNKDNGGCQCIAHRVFSGMLRSDVTCTTCGFTSTTYDPCVDISLNMDTTNFSTVNVANKSVREDTGRSTLLACLDLFTRPERLGSDQKLYCQNCQEKRDSLKQMSIKRLPLVLSLHIKRFEHSSLRRSSRKIDWYLQFPFSLDMTPYLSPSIVRNRFGNRVFGFESDKPDISSEFEIFAVVTHSGMLDSGHYVTYLRLQNQWYKCDDAWITEVDERIVRAAQCYMIFYVQKMLYCKANEDWSCMPISTRRDPFVPIAGCC; encoded by the exons atggatatGCCAAGTAAGACACATGATAGtgttgttgatgatttgatGAGGAGATCAAGCAAGAGGAGGAGGTTGAATCCAGTGGTGGATTTGGATTTGAAAAGGTCCAAACTTCTGGTTTCAATGATGGATCGAAGGGCGAAATCGTGCTATCCGTTGGGATTGAGAGGACTGAACAATTTGGGGAGTACTTGTTTCATGAACTCTGTGTTGCAGGCATTGCTACATGCACCACCATTCAGGAATTACTTCTTGAGTGAGAGACACGACCCCGAAACTTGTAAGAAAAGATCATCAGATCAATTGTGTTTGGCTTGTGATTTTGGTGTTATTTTCTCAGCTGTGTACTCAGGGGATCGGACTCCTTATAGTCCAGCTCAGTTCCTTTACAG TTGGTGGCAGCATTCAGCAAATCTAGCTAGTTACGAGCAGCAGGATGCTCATGAATTCTTCATTTCAGTGTTAGATGGAATCCATGAGAGAGAGGGAAAGGAGAGGAGTTCAAATAAAG ATAATGGAGGTTGTCAATGTATTGCTCATAGGGTTTTCTCAGGGATGTTGAGATCTGATGTGACCTGCACAACTTGTGGATTTACTTCCACAACTTATGACCCTTGTGTTGATATTTCGCTCAACATGGACACAACCAACTTCTCTACAGTGAATGTGGCTAACAAGTCTGTTAGAGAGGACACAGGCAGATCTACCCTTTTGGCTTGTTTGGATCTGTTCACAAGGCCTGAGAGGTTGGGGTCTGACCAGAAACTGTACTGCCAAAATTGTCAAGAAAAGAGGGACTCGTTGAAACAAATGTCTATTAAAAGGCTTCCATTGGTCTTGTCGTTACATATCAAGCGGTTCGAGCACTCTTCCCTGAGAAGATCGTCAAGAAAAATTGATTGGTACTTGcagtttcctttttctttggaCATGACCCCATATTTATCACCCTCAATTGTCAGAAACAGGTTTGGAAATAGAGTTTTTGGGTTTGAGAGTGACAAACCAGATATCTCTTCAGAATTCGAGATTTTTGCTGTTGTCACTCATTCAGGGATGCTAGACTCAGGTCATTATGTCACTTATCTGCGCCTACAAAACCAATGGTACAAGTGCGATGACGCGTGGATTACTGAAGTTGATGAGAGAATTGTGAGAGCAGCACAATGCTATATGATTTTCTATGTGCAGAAGATGCTTTATTGCAAAGCAAATGAGGATTGGAGCTGCATGCCAATATCCACAAGGAGGGACCCATTTGTTCCAATTGCTGGTTGTTGCTAA